The proteins below are encoded in one region of Struthio camelus isolate bStrCam1 chromosome 11, bStrCam1.hap1, whole genome shotgun sequence:
- the NHSL2 gene encoding NHS-like protein 2 isoform X4, whose translation MHWAGAALRHVRWGRTARGPQVCSWPAAPPRGTPAQPRKPCPGGAGHTARLRDRERSRDRASPLHKGGPGFRCCGLLTCLEPVRVGAWGWQSERSSRWHLGVLGSGAEGHLEEYEEQYTETRVTGQTFRAASHLSPDTPSEPSPRPPPAKRLEFVLMPPSRRANEDETTSTTLGVRPPEASLSLPTTPDKQTAWTRAFPLPTVEEKQWHQSCSIQTNVVPINVSGSTNGPTFNTHAPIAESVSCSFVSETANGRKPTQEISPHQPLSAPLRKTFSDLGETLQARCYQPPIKMDNTAMTYSGACNGPQGSTFSPPWSAGSFSYASPAGPAAGLSKGPACASPGSSSASPNLDSPVNTDQAASFFIAKEEHVGSNGPSSFSCTVPEFPPTTTGSQGCEGRETRVNFLPGSKEETETEMEPSRLEVDRGACRFRERSLSVPTDSGSLCSMDITYGENRRGSANYTLNYPSASSEGSTSTDNISLGLEQDTQQRRRSKSISLKKAKKKPSPPTRSVSLIKDEQVTSAGSGPALPKDQRPKSLCIPLDPQGHRLVHADPQGRAGREIDSVALSHQWYLTDWKTGDPYRSLSGSSTATGTTVIECIKARGSSESLTSPSISRATTPSQLSTEVDLKTSSPGRRTGLMSPSSGYSSQSETPTPTIPTSTILGHSPHQVRVRPLVPERKSSLPATSPMERSPKSRLSFDLPLTPPAHLDLSGLKISLKGKTKVSRHHSDSTFGTKLAQKTSPIQPIMPMVTQSDLQSVRLRSISRSEPEDNADGPDHGEEPPHGPSSVPERKVKPPVAEKPPLAKRPPSILPKPLALREEGPLSPTSPPSITAKEKDSFMVLRKGELRRSPAEPLSTPALVGPRRLSQGSLEDETHPERSGATEGERRKSKVPPPVPKKPSVLYLPLTPAPAQQGAHTGDQALTPSPIITLDADPSCCDPDADDLPPPEALVTSQGGETPSEQGSSTEASAQEKSFASHKTADSIAEEDDDVFVASRTTEDLFTVIHRSKRKVLGWKEPGDTFGSRSNSHSPVKTSGSPTSESPAVVVSTGKSSSRNEDFKALLQKKSSKTSPGTRPSAAELLKTTNPLARRVMMEFAPELDGANSPKSQP comes from the exons ATGCACTGGGCAGGGGCAGCACTGCGGCACGTCCGGTGGGGCCGCACCGCACGCGGCCCGCAGGTCTGCAGCTGGCCGGCTGCCCCGCCGCGTGGCACCCCGGCACAGCCACGGAAGCCCTGCCCAGGCGGGGCTGGCCACACAGCCCGGCTGAGGGATCGCGAGCGTAGCCGAGACCGCGCTTCCCCTTTGCACAAGGGCGGCCCCGGGTTTCGGTGCTGCGGTTTGCTCACGTGTTTGGAGCCTGTAAGGGTGggtgcctggggctggcagagcGAGCGGAGCTCCAGATGgcacctgggggtgctgggcagcggggccgAAGGACACCTAG AAGAGTATGAGGAGCAGTACACAGAGACCAGGGTCACCGGGCAGACCTTCCGCGCTGCCAGTCACCTGTCCCCGGACACTCCCTCCGAGCCatcgccccggcccccgcctgccAAGCGTCTCGAGTTCGTGCTTATG CCCCCAAGCCGGCGAGCAAACGAAGACGAGACCACCTCTACCACACTTGGTGTGAGGCCTCCCGAGGCCTCCCTGAGCCTCCCCACCACCCCGGACAAGCAAACAGCCTGGACGAGGGCCTTCCCCCTGCCTACCGTGGAGGAGAAGCAGTGGCACCAGTCCTGCTCCATCCAGACCAACGTCGTCCCCATCAATGTCTCTG GCAGCACCAACGGCCCCACGTTCAACACACATGCACCCATCGCAGAGTCCGTGTCCTGCAGCTTCGTGTCTGAGACTGCTAATGGGAGAAAGCCAACCCAGGAGATAAGTCCCCATCAGCCGCTTTCCGCCCCACTGAGGAAGACCTTCAGTGATCTTGGGGAGACACTGCAGGCACGGTGCTACCAGCCACCCATCAAGATGGACAATACAGCCATGACTTACAGTGGTGCCTGCAACGGGCCCCAGGGCTCCACCTTCTCCCCACCATGGAGTGCCGGTTCCTTCAGCTACGCAAGTCCCGCCGGCCCTGCTGCAGGCCTGAGCAAGGGGCCTGCATGTGCCTCTCCAGGCAGCTCCAGTGCATCACCCAACTTGGACTCTCCCGTGAACACTGACCAGGCAGCCTCCTTCTTCATTGCAAAGGAGGAGCACGTGGGAAGCAATGGGCCCAGCTCTTTCTCCTGTACAGTGCCCGAGTTCCCCCCAACCACCACAGGCAGCCAGGGGTGCGAGGGCCGAGAAACTAGAGTGAATTTCTTGCCAGGAAGCAAAgaggagacagagacagagatggaGCCATCACGCCTGGAGGTGGACCGGGGAGCCTGCCGGTTTCGTGAGCGGTCTTTGTCGGTGCCCACTGACTCGGGCTCCCTGTGCTCCATGGACATCACATATGGCGAGAACCGGAGGGGCAGTGCCAACTACACCTTGAACTACCCCAGTGCCAGCTCCGAGGGCAGCACAAGCACCGATAATATCTCCCTGGGCCTGGAACAAGACACTCAGCAGAGGCGACGCTCCAAAAGCATCTCCCtcaagaaggcaaagaagaaacCTTCACCGCCCACACGCAGCGTCTCTCTGATTAAGGATGAGCAAGTTACTTCAGCGGGATCTGGCCCTGCGCTGCCAAAGGATCAGAGACCCAAGAGCCTGTGCATCCCACTAGACCCTCAGGGCCACCGGCTGGTGCACGCAGACCCACAGGGGAGGGCAGGCAGAGAGATCGACAGTGTGGCCCTCTCCCACCAGTGGTATCTCACGGACTGGAAGACTGGCGATCCCTACCGGTCACTCTCTGGCTCCAGCACAGCGACAGGGACCACAGTGATTGAGTGCATCAAAGCACGGGGCAGCTCTGAGTCCCTCACATCCCCCTCTATTTCCAGGGCCACAACACCCTCCCAACTCTCCACAGAGGTGGACCTCAAAACCTCTTCCCCGGGTAGGCGCACTGGGCTGATGTCCCCATCCAGTGGGTACTCTAGCCAGTCAGAGACCCCAACACCGACCATCCCCACATCCACGATCCTTGGGCACTCCCCACACCAGGTGCGTGTGAGGCCACTGGTCCCTGAGAGGAAGTCCTCACTGCCCGCCACATCCCCCATGGAGAGGAGCCCCAAGTCCAGGCTGTCCTTTGACCTGCCACTCACACCGCCCGCCCATCTTGATCTCTCAGGGCTGAAGATCTCCTTGAAGGGGAAGACGAAAGTCAGCCGGCACCACTCTGACTCCACCTTCGGCACCAAGCTGGCCCAGAAGACCAGCCCCATCCAGCCCATCATGCCCATGGTCACGCAGTCTGACCTGCAGTCCGTCCGCCTGCGCTCCATCAGCCGGTCAGAGCCGGAGGACAACGCGGACGGCCCAGACCATGGTGAGGAGCCGCCACACGGTCCCTCCTCTGTGCCCGAGAGGAAGGTGAAGCCACCTGTGGCAGAGAAGCCACCACTGGCCAAACGGCCTCCAAGTATCCTGCCCAAGCCCCTGGCCCTGCGGGAGGAGGGTCCCCTCTCCCCCACATCCCCACCAAGCATCACTGCCAAGGAGAAGGACAGCTTCATGGTGCTGCGGAAAGGGGAGCTGAGGAGGAGTCCAGCAGAGCCCCTCTCGACACCAGCCTTGGTGGGGCCACGGCGGCTCTCACAGGGCAGCCTGGAGGATGAGACACATCCAGAGCGCAGTGGTGCCACTGAGGGGGAGCGGAGGAAGTCCAAGGTGCCCCCACCGGTGCCCAAGAAGCCCAGCGTGCTCTACCTGCCACTCACACCAGCCCCAGCTCAGCAGGGGGCCCACACAGGGGACCAGGCACTGACCCCCAGCCCCATCATCACGCTGGACGCCGACCCCAGCTGCTGCGACCCAGATGCCGACGACCTGCCTCCACCGGAGGCCCTGGTCACATCGCAAGGTGGCGAGACCCCCTCTGAGCAAG GCAGCTCAACAGAGGCCAGCGCACAGGAAAAGAGCTTTGCAAGCCACAAGACAGCTGACTCCATTGCGGAGGAGGATGACGATGTGTTCGTAGCATCCCGCACGACAGAGGATCTCTTCACTGTGATCCACAG GTCGAAGAGGAAGGTGCTTGGGTGGAAGGAACCTGGAGACACTTTTGGCAGCCGATCTAATTCCCACTCACCCGTAAAGACTTCAGGGTCTCCAACCAGCGAGTCCCCTGCAGTGGTGGTCAGCACGGGGAAGTCTTCAAGCAGGAATGAAGATTTTAAGGCCCTGCTACAGAAGAAGAGCAGCAAAACCAGCCCTGGTACCCGGCCATCTGCAGCTGAACTGCTCAAGACCACAAACCCGCTGGCTCGGAGGGTCATGATGGAGTTTGCCCCTGAGCTAGATGGTGCAAATAGCCCCAAGAGCCAGCCCTAA
- the NHSL2 gene encoding NHS-like protein 2 isoform X10 → MAKAESLLLSRHRGATSNLDLENKKAAHAKLPWQQPVNVFLASGRPPGMEQLHQEAQLNLQSLLQEEYEEQYTETRVTGQTFRAASHLSPDTPSEPSPRPPPAKRLEFVLMPPSRRANEDETTSTTLGVRPPEASLSLPTTPDKQTAWTRAFPLPTVEEKQWHQSCSIQTNVVPINVSGSTNGPTFNTHAPIAESVSCSFVSETANGRKPTQEISPHQPLSAPLRKTFSDLGETLQARCYQPPIKMDNTAMTYSGACNGPQGSTFSPPWSAGSFSYASPAGPAAGLSKGPACASPGSSSASPNLDSPVNTDQAASFFIAKEEHVGSNGPSSFSCTVPEFPPTTTGSQGCEGRETRVNFLPGSKEETETEMEPSRLEVDRGACRFRERSLSVPTDSGSLCSMDITYGENRRGSANYTLNYPSASSEGSTSTDNISLGLEQDTQQRRRSKSISLKKAKKKPSPPTRSVSLIKDEQVTSAGSGPALPKDQRPKSLCIPLDPQGHRLVHADPQGRAGREIDSVALSHQWYLTDWKTGDPYRSLSGSSTATGTTVIECIKARGSSESLTSPSISRATTPSQLSTEVDLKTSSPGRRTGLMSPSSGYSSQSETPTPTIPTSTILGHSPHQVRVRPLVPERKSSLPATSPMERSPKSRLSFDLPLTPPAHLDLSGLKISLKGKTKVSRHHSDSTFGTKLAQKTSPIQPIMPMVTQSDLQSVRLRSISRSEPEDNADGPDHGEEPPHGPSSVPERKVKPPVAEKPPLAKRPPSILPKPLALREEGPLSPTSPPSITAKEKDSFMVLRKGELRRSPAEPLSTPALVGPRRLSQGSLEDETHPERSGATEGERRKSKVPPPVPKKPSVLYLPLTPAPAQQGAHTGDQALTPSPIITLDADPSCCDPDADDLPPPEALVTSQGGETPSEQGSSTEASAQEKSFASHKTADSIAEEDDDVFVASRTTEDLFTVIHRSKRKVLGWKEPGDTFGSRSNSHSPVKTSGSPTSESPAVVVSTGKSSSRNEDFKALLQKKSSKTSPGTRPSAAELLKTTNPLARRVMMEFAPELDGANSPKSQP, encoded by the exons ATGGCCAAAGCAGAGTCACTCCTCCTGTCGCGGCACCGGGGAG CCACCTCTAACCTAGACCTCGAGAACAAGAAAGCTGCCCACGCCAAGCTGCCATGGCAGCAGCCGGTGAACGTGTTCCTGGCCTCCGGCCGCCCACCAGGCATGGAGCAGCTGCACCAAGAGGCCCAGCTCAACCTCCAGAGCTTGCTGCAAG AAGAGTATGAGGAGCAGTACACAGAGACCAGGGTCACCGGGCAGACCTTCCGCGCTGCCAGTCACCTGTCCCCGGACACTCCCTCCGAGCCatcgccccggcccccgcctgccAAGCGTCTCGAGTTCGTGCTTATG CCCCCAAGCCGGCGAGCAAACGAAGACGAGACCACCTCTACCACACTTGGTGTGAGGCCTCCCGAGGCCTCCCTGAGCCTCCCCACCACCCCGGACAAGCAAACAGCCTGGACGAGGGCCTTCCCCCTGCCTACCGTGGAGGAGAAGCAGTGGCACCAGTCCTGCTCCATCCAGACCAACGTCGTCCCCATCAATGTCTCTG GCAGCACCAACGGCCCCACGTTCAACACACATGCACCCATCGCAGAGTCCGTGTCCTGCAGCTTCGTGTCTGAGACTGCTAATGGGAGAAAGCCAACCCAGGAGATAAGTCCCCATCAGCCGCTTTCCGCCCCACTGAGGAAGACCTTCAGTGATCTTGGGGAGACACTGCAGGCACGGTGCTACCAGCCACCCATCAAGATGGACAATACAGCCATGACTTACAGTGGTGCCTGCAACGGGCCCCAGGGCTCCACCTTCTCCCCACCATGGAGTGCCGGTTCCTTCAGCTACGCAAGTCCCGCCGGCCCTGCTGCAGGCCTGAGCAAGGGGCCTGCATGTGCCTCTCCAGGCAGCTCCAGTGCATCACCCAACTTGGACTCTCCCGTGAACACTGACCAGGCAGCCTCCTTCTTCATTGCAAAGGAGGAGCACGTGGGAAGCAATGGGCCCAGCTCTTTCTCCTGTACAGTGCCCGAGTTCCCCCCAACCACCACAGGCAGCCAGGGGTGCGAGGGCCGAGAAACTAGAGTGAATTTCTTGCCAGGAAGCAAAgaggagacagagacagagatggaGCCATCACGCCTGGAGGTGGACCGGGGAGCCTGCCGGTTTCGTGAGCGGTCTTTGTCGGTGCCCACTGACTCGGGCTCCCTGTGCTCCATGGACATCACATATGGCGAGAACCGGAGGGGCAGTGCCAACTACACCTTGAACTACCCCAGTGCCAGCTCCGAGGGCAGCACAAGCACCGATAATATCTCCCTGGGCCTGGAACAAGACACTCAGCAGAGGCGACGCTCCAAAAGCATCTCCCtcaagaaggcaaagaagaaacCTTCACCGCCCACACGCAGCGTCTCTCTGATTAAGGATGAGCAAGTTACTTCAGCGGGATCTGGCCCTGCGCTGCCAAAGGATCAGAGACCCAAGAGCCTGTGCATCCCACTAGACCCTCAGGGCCACCGGCTGGTGCACGCAGACCCACAGGGGAGGGCAGGCAGAGAGATCGACAGTGTGGCCCTCTCCCACCAGTGGTATCTCACGGACTGGAAGACTGGCGATCCCTACCGGTCACTCTCTGGCTCCAGCACAGCGACAGGGACCACAGTGATTGAGTGCATCAAAGCACGGGGCAGCTCTGAGTCCCTCACATCCCCCTCTATTTCCAGGGCCACAACACCCTCCCAACTCTCCACAGAGGTGGACCTCAAAACCTCTTCCCCGGGTAGGCGCACTGGGCTGATGTCCCCATCCAGTGGGTACTCTAGCCAGTCAGAGACCCCAACACCGACCATCCCCACATCCACGATCCTTGGGCACTCCCCACACCAGGTGCGTGTGAGGCCACTGGTCCCTGAGAGGAAGTCCTCACTGCCCGCCACATCCCCCATGGAGAGGAGCCCCAAGTCCAGGCTGTCCTTTGACCTGCCACTCACACCGCCCGCCCATCTTGATCTCTCAGGGCTGAAGATCTCCTTGAAGGGGAAGACGAAAGTCAGCCGGCACCACTCTGACTCCACCTTCGGCACCAAGCTGGCCCAGAAGACCAGCCCCATCCAGCCCATCATGCCCATGGTCACGCAGTCTGACCTGCAGTCCGTCCGCCTGCGCTCCATCAGCCGGTCAGAGCCGGAGGACAACGCGGACGGCCCAGACCATGGTGAGGAGCCGCCACACGGTCCCTCCTCTGTGCCCGAGAGGAAGGTGAAGCCACCTGTGGCAGAGAAGCCACCACTGGCCAAACGGCCTCCAAGTATCCTGCCCAAGCCCCTGGCCCTGCGGGAGGAGGGTCCCCTCTCCCCCACATCCCCACCAAGCATCACTGCCAAGGAGAAGGACAGCTTCATGGTGCTGCGGAAAGGGGAGCTGAGGAGGAGTCCAGCAGAGCCCCTCTCGACACCAGCCTTGGTGGGGCCACGGCGGCTCTCACAGGGCAGCCTGGAGGATGAGACACATCCAGAGCGCAGTGGTGCCACTGAGGGGGAGCGGAGGAAGTCCAAGGTGCCCCCACCGGTGCCCAAGAAGCCCAGCGTGCTCTACCTGCCACTCACACCAGCCCCAGCTCAGCAGGGGGCCCACACAGGGGACCAGGCACTGACCCCCAGCCCCATCATCACGCTGGACGCCGACCCCAGCTGCTGCGACCCAGATGCCGACGACCTGCCTCCACCGGAGGCCCTGGTCACATCGCAAGGTGGCGAGACCCCCTCTGAGCAAG GCAGCTCAACAGAGGCCAGCGCACAGGAAAAGAGCTTTGCAAGCCACAAGACAGCTGACTCCATTGCGGAGGAGGATGACGATGTGTTCGTAGCATCCCGCACGACAGAGGATCTCTTCACTGTGATCCACAG GTCGAAGAGGAAGGTGCTTGGGTGGAAGGAACCTGGAGACACTTTTGGCAGCCGATCTAATTCCCACTCACCCGTAAAGACTTCAGGGTCTCCAACCAGCGAGTCCCCTGCAGTGGTGGTCAGCACGGGGAAGTCTTCAAGCAGGAATGAAGATTTTAAGGCCCTGCTACAGAAGAAGAGCAGCAAAACCAGCCCTGGTACCCGGCCATCTGCAGCTGAACTGCTCAAGACCACAAACCCGCTGGCTCGGAGGGTCATGATGGAGTTTGCCCCTGAGCTAGATGGTGCAAATAGCCCCAAGAGCCAGCCCTAA
- the NHSL2 gene encoding NHS-like protein 2 isoform X12 — MPPSRRANEDETTSTTLGVRPPEASLSLPTTPDKQTAWTRAFPLPTVEEKQWHQSCSIQTNVVPINVSGSTNGPTFNTHAPIAESVSCSFVSETANGRKPTQEISPHQPLSAPLRKTFSDLGETLQARCYQPPIKMDNTAMTYSGACNGPQGSTFSPPWSAGSFSYASPAGPAAGLSKGPACASPGSSSASPNLDSPVNTDQAASFFIAKEEHVGSNGPSSFSCTVPEFPPTTTGSQGCEGRETRVNFLPGSKEETETEMEPSRLEVDRGACRFRERSLSVPTDSGSLCSMDITYGENRRGSANYTLNYPSASSEGSTSTDNISLGLEQDTQQRRRSKSISLKKAKKKPSPPTRSVSLIKDEQVTSAGSGPALPKDQRPKSLCIPLDPQGHRLVHADPQGRAGREIDSVALSHQWYLTDWKTGDPYRSLSGSSTATGTTVIECIKARGSSESLTSPSISRATTPSQLSTEVDLKTSSPGRRTGLMSPSSGYSSQSETPTPTIPTSTILGHSPHQVRVRPLVPERKSSLPATSPMERSPKSRLSFDLPLTPPAHLDLSGLKISLKGKTKVSRHHSDSTFGTKLAQKTSPIQPIMPMVTQSDLQSVRLRSISRSEPEDNADGPDHGEEPPHGPSSVPERKVKPPVAEKPPLAKRPPSILPKPLALREEGPLSPTSPPSITAKEKDSFMVLRKGELRRSPAEPLSTPALVGPRRLSQGSLEDETHPERSGATEGERRKSKVPPPVPKKPSVLYLPLTPAPAQQGAHTGDQALTPSPIITLDADPSCCDPDADDLPPPEALVTSQGGETPSEQGSSTEASAQEKSFASHKTADSIAEEDDDVFVASRTTEDLFTVIHRSKRKVLGWKEPGDTFGSRSNSHSPVKTSGSPTSESPAVVVSTGKSSSRNEDFKALLQKKSSKTSPGTRPSAAELLKTTNPLARRVMMEFAPELDGANSPKSQP, encoded by the exons ATG CCCCCAAGCCGGCGAGCAAACGAAGACGAGACCACCTCTACCACACTTGGTGTGAGGCCTCCCGAGGCCTCCCTGAGCCTCCCCACCACCCCGGACAAGCAAACAGCCTGGACGAGGGCCTTCCCCCTGCCTACCGTGGAGGAGAAGCAGTGGCACCAGTCCTGCTCCATCCAGACCAACGTCGTCCCCATCAATGTCTCTG GCAGCACCAACGGCCCCACGTTCAACACACATGCACCCATCGCAGAGTCCGTGTCCTGCAGCTTCGTGTCTGAGACTGCTAATGGGAGAAAGCCAACCCAGGAGATAAGTCCCCATCAGCCGCTTTCCGCCCCACTGAGGAAGACCTTCAGTGATCTTGGGGAGACACTGCAGGCACGGTGCTACCAGCCACCCATCAAGATGGACAATACAGCCATGACTTACAGTGGTGCCTGCAACGGGCCCCAGGGCTCCACCTTCTCCCCACCATGGAGTGCCGGTTCCTTCAGCTACGCAAGTCCCGCCGGCCCTGCTGCAGGCCTGAGCAAGGGGCCTGCATGTGCCTCTCCAGGCAGCTCCAGTGCATCACCCAACTTGGACTCTCCCGTGAACACTGACCAGGCAGCCTCCTTCTTCATTGCAAAGGAGGAGCACGTGGGAAGCAATGGGCCCAGCTCTTTCTCCTGTACAGTGCCCGAGTTCCCCCCAACCACCACAGGCAGCCAGGGGTGCGAGGGCCGAGAAACTAGAGTGAATTTCTTGCCAGGAAGCAAAgaggagacagagacagagatggaGCCATCACGCCTGGAGGTGGACCGGGGAGCCTGCCGGTTTCGTGAGCGGTCTTTGTCGGTGCCCACTGACTCGGGCTCCCTGTGCTCCATGGACATCACATATGGCGAGAACCGGAGGGGCAGTGCCAACTACACCTTGAACTACCCCAGTGCCAGCTCCGAGGGCAGCACAAGCACCGATAATATCTCCCTGGGCCTGGAACAAGACACTCAGCAGAGGCGACGCTCCAAAAGCATCTCCCtcaagaaggcaaagaagaaacCTTCACCGCCCACACGCAGCGTCTCTCTGATTAAGGATGAGCAAGTTACTTCAGCGGGATCTGGCCCTGCGCTGCCAAAGGATCAGAGACCCAAGAGCCTGTGCATCCCACTAGACCCTCAGGGCCACCGGCTGGTGCACGCAGACCCACAGGGGAGGGCAGGCAGAGAGATCGACAGTGTGGCCCTCTCCCACCAGTGGTATCTCACGGACTGGAAGACTGGCGATCCCTACCGGTCACTCTCTGGCTCCAGCACAGCGACAGGGACCACAGTGATTGAGTGCATCAAAGCACGGGGCAGCTCTGAGTCCCTCACATCCCCCTCTATTTCCAGGGCCACAACACCCTCCCAACTCTCCACAGAGGTGGACCTCAAAACCTCTTCCCCGGGTAGGCGCACTGGGCTGATGTCCCCATCCAGTGGGTACTCTAGCCAGTCAGAGACCCCAACACCGACCATCCCCACATCCACGATCCTTGGGCACTCCCCACACCAGGTGCGTGTGAGGCCACTGGTCCCTGAGAGGAAGTCCTCACTGCCCGCCACATCCCCCATGGAGAGGAGCCCCAAGTCCAGGCTGTCCTTTGACCTGCCACTCACACCGCCCGCCCATCTTGATCTCTCAGGGCTGAAGATCTCCTTGAAGGGGAAGACGAAAGTCAGCCGGCACCACTCTGACTCCACCTTCGGCACCAAGCTGGCCCAGAAGACCAGCCCCATCCAGCCCATCATGCCCATGGTCACGCAGTCTGACCTGCAGTCCGTCCGCCTGCGCTCCATCAGCCGGTCAGAGCCGGAGGACAACGCGGACGGCCCAGACCATGGTGAGGAGCCGCCACACGGTCCCTCCTCTGTGCCCGAGAGGAAGGTGAAGCCACCTGTGGCAGAGAAGCCACCACTGGCCAAACGGCCTCCAAGTATCCTGCCCAAGCCCCTGGCCCTGCGGGAGGAGGGTCCCCTCTCCCCCACATCCCCACCAAGCATCACTGCCAAGGAGAAGGACAGCTTCATGGTGCTGCGGAAAGGGGAGCTGAGGAGGAGTCCAGCAGAGCCCCTCTCGACACCAGCCTTGGTGGGGCCACGGCGGCTCTCACAGGGCAGCCTGGAGGATGAGACACATCCAGAGCGCAGTGGTGCCACTGAGGGGGAGCGGAGGAAGTCCAAGGTGCCCCCACCGGTGCCCAAGAAGCCCAGCGTGCTCTACCTGCCACTCACACCAGCCCCAGCTCAGCAGGGGGCCCACACAGGGGACCAGGCACTGACCCCCAGCCCCATCATCACGCTGGACGCCGACCCCAGCTGCTGCGACCCAGATGCCGACGACCTGCCTCCACCGGAGGCCCTGGTCACATCGCAAGGTGGCGAGACCCCCTCTGAGCAAG GCAGCTCAACAGAGGCCAGCGCACAGGAAAAGAGCTTTGCAAGCCACAAGACAGCTGACTCCATTGCGGAGGAGGATGACGATGTGTTCGTAGCATCCCGCACGACAGAGGATCTCTTCACTGTGATCCACAG GTCGAAGAGGAAGGTGCTTGGGTGGAAGGAACCTGGAGACACTTTTGGCAGCCGATCTAATTCCCACTCACCCGTAAAGACTTCAGGGTCTCCAACCAGCGAGTCCCCTGCAGTGGTGGTCAGCACGGGGAAGTCTTCAAGCAGGAATGAAGATTTTAAGGCCCTGCTACAGAAGAAGAGCAGCAAAACCAGCCCTGGTACCCGGCCATCTGCAGCTGAACTGCTCAAGACCACAAACCCGCTGGCTCGGAGGGTCATGATGGAGTTTGCCCCTGAGCTAGATGGTGCAAATAGCCCCAAGAGCCAGCCCTAA